Proteins from a single region of Argopecten irradians isolate NY chromosome 7, Ai_NY, whole genome shotgun sequence:
- the LOC138328041 gene encoding heat shock 70 kDa protein 12A-like, whose translation MATGGLSKYLFVAAIDIGTTYSGYAFASTKELKKVKDYGPTPIETIVWNSGSRSLLSSKAPTALLLKPDKTFQSFGYMAENDYSDLVSEEEDDEGHSYKDYYYFHRFKMDLHNNQSVRETSKMKDVTGKDLPTIDVFSHSIRFLKDQLYDTICTRKEIVRGELNEGDIQYVLTVPAVWDEKAKEFMQKAARNANIAEEHLMIITEPEAASLYCQHIDKDISLLNTYLMVDLGGVFDVTIIKKKSSEKQREVMEILPGTSGGNYVDHAFGQFLSDIVGTRNLDTFKDHYMEDNIDICRQFEGKKRCFAAGSKSNEKMVYISVPRALESLVKADRSLKGMDIAIKRSPYAQQISYVRHKLHIPESTFSGFFQPTIDCIITLTEKMFFGDNVIDAVVLVGGFAENTHVQTSFKEKFSRSRVFIPEEGTLAVLKGASAVIQI comes from the exons ATGGCAACAGGCGGACTATCAAAGTACTTATTCGTAGCAGCCATCGATATTGGAACTACGTATTCTGGGTACGCATTTGCATCTACAAAAGAACTGAAGAAAGTAAAGGACTATGGCCCTACTCCAATTGAAACCATTGTGTGGAActcagggtcaaggtcattgttaTCCAGTAAAGCTCCGACTGCTTTGTTGCTGAAACCAGATAAAACATTCCAATCCTTTGGATACATGGCTGAAAATGACTATTCTGATCTGGTTAGTGAGGAAGAAGACGACGAAGGACACTCGTACAAGGATTACTACTACTTCCACAGATTTAAAATGGATCTTCATAACAATCAG AGCGTTAGAGAGACATCTAAGATGAAAGATGTCACTGGTAAAGATCTTCCTACCATTGACGTGTTTAGCCATTCAATCAGGTTCCTTAAAGACCaattatatgatacaatatgTACTAGAAAGGAAATAGTGCGTGGGGAGTTGAACGAAGGGGACATTCAATATGTACTGACTGTACCGGCTGTATGGGATGAAAAGGCTAAAGAGTTCATGCAGAAGGCGGCAAGAAAT GCCAATATTGCAGAAGAACATCTGATGATTATCACTGAACCGGAAGCGGCGTCATTGTACTGCCAGCATATTGACAAAGACATCAGCCTATTGAATACATACCTGATGGTAGACCTCGGAG GAGTTTTTGACGTAACCATAATTAAGAAAAAGTCTTCCGAAAAACAGAGAGAAGTCATGGAGATTCTTCCTGGTACATCTGGAGGGAATTATGTAGACCATGCATTTGGACAATTTCTTTCCGACATTGTTGGAACACGAAATCTAGATACATTTAAAGACCATTATATGGAAGATAACATTGACATTTGCCGTCAGTTCGAAGGGAAAAAGCGTTGCTTCGCCGCAGGAAGTAAATCAAACGAgaaaatggtatatatatctgttCCTCGTGCTCTAGAAAGCTTAGTTAAAGCAGACAGAAGTCTGAAAGGGATGGACATTGCCATCAAACGAAGCCCCTACGCCCAACAGATATCATATGTTCGCCACAAATTACATATTCCTGAATCAACGTTCAGTGGATTTTTTCAGCCAACCATTGATTGCATCATTACACTCACGGAGAAAATGTTCTTCGGTGATAACGTCATTGACGCCGTAGTATTAGTTGGTGGGTTTGCCGAGAACACGCATGTGCAAACTTCCTTTAAAGAGAAATTTTCGCGGTCAAGAGTATTCATTCCCGAGGAAGGCACACTAGCTGTGTTAAAGGGGGCCTCCGCTGTCATACAGATATAA